CGGTGTCCTGAGCCGCCAGATGTCACCCGAGCCCTCCGTCCGCGAGGAGGCAGCGGCGTTCCCGGTGGCCTTCCCGCTCCCCGAGCTCGGCCGCATCGAGGACTGGGCGGGACGCGTACTGGCCGCCGCGGGCCACGACAGCGGCTTCGCACACGTGGAGTTCGTCCTCACCGCGGACGGCCCTGAGCTCGTGGAGATCAACCGCCGCATCGGCGGCGCCCTCGTCGGCGAGGCCCTGTGCCGGGCCCTGGACACCAACGTCTACGACGCGATGGTCGACACGGCGCTCGGCCGCCGCCCCGCACTCCTGGACGCGGTGACGCCCGGCACCGCCCCCGGCGGCCCGGCCACGGCTTTCGTCCTCGTCTACCCCGACCGCCCCGGCACCCTCACCGGCTGGACCGGCCTCGACGGCCTGTCGGCGTTCCCCGGCACGCCCGAGTGGTATCCCACCGCGCTCCCGGGGCGCCGCGTGGAACACCTGAGCGACCAGCGCGGATGTACGGGAATCGTGCTGGCCGAGGCCGAAACCGCCGAACTGGCCCTGCACAGGGCGCTCAGCGCGGCCGGCAGCATACGCCCGACCGTCGTGGGCGACGACGACCGAGAATGACCCCGCCGCCCCACCCGCCGACACCGACCCGCCTCGCACCCTTCGCCCAGTTCACCGGCCCCCAGTACTTCCTCCTCACCGGGTCCTTCCTCATACCCCTGGGCAGCTTCGCCGTGCTGCCCTTCATGTCGGTCCTGCTGCACGAACGGCTCGGCATAGGACTCGGCGCCGTCGGCGTGGTGCTTGCCGTCGCCTCGTTCGTACAGTTCTCGGGCGGTGTCGTCGGGGCGGCACTCGCCGAACGCATCGGTCTGCGACGCACCATGCTGCTGGCCCTGACGATCCGCACGGCGGGCTTCGCGGCATTCCTGCCGGGCCTGAGCAGGCCGACGTGGGCGGTCGCGGCGCTGTTCCTCGTCTCCATCGGGGCCGCGCTCTACCTGCCCGCGAACAAGGCGTACCTGGTCACGGGGGTGACGGAGGACCGGCGTGCCCCGCTCCTCTCCGCGAGCGGCTCGGCGCTCAACGCGGGTATCGCACTGGGCCCGATCGCGGCCGCACCCTTCGTCCTCACGGCGTCGGCGGGCCTCTTCACCGCGGTCACCGTACTGTTCGCTCTGATCACGGCGGGCCACGCGCTGCTGCCGGAGGCGATCCCGGAGGCGCCTGCGCAAGCGACTCCG
The sequence above is a segment of the Streptomyces sp. Je 1-369 genome. Coding sequences within it:
- a CDS encoding MFS transporter, translated to MTPPPHPPTPTRLAPFAQFTGPQYFLLTGSFLIPLGSFAVLPFMSVLLHERLGIGLGAVGVVLAVASFVQFSGGVVGAALAERIGLRRTMLLALTIRTAGFAAFLPGLSRPTWAVAALFLVSIGAALYLPANKAYLVTGVTEDRRAPLLSASGSALNAGIALGPIAAAPFVLTASAGLFTAVTVLFALITAGHALLPEAIPEAPAQATPEVDHGERESGAERPLLPFAITVLSVYVFMFFQHYLALYAVGRTSTFFYGLVLALYALLLVVTQPLLSDWIAHLPYPRALRIGFTAMATGMTALAVGHPAAILGGALLICVGEVVLFLKNDLEALSRSTRSPAVVFGRQRLAAGIGAFASGIVGGEGYAWAERTDHVALFWLAVAAQCALLPPLLLRALRTSSRNAPGSRG